A genomic window from Chanodichthys erythropterus isolate Z2021 chromosome 1, ASM2448905v1, whole genome shotgun sequence includes:
- the drd1a gene encoding D(1) dopamine receptor has product MHSIMAVMDLNLTTVIDSGFMERDRSSRVLTGCFLSVLILSTLFGNTLVCAAVTKFRHLRSKVTNFFVISLAVSDLLVAILVMPWKAVTEVAGFWPFGAFCDIWVAFDIMCSTASILNLCVISVDRYWAISSPFRYERKMTPRVAFVMISMAWTLSVLISFIPVQLKWHKAQPASFSEVNASHRAPLTDNCDSSLNRTYAISSSLISFYIPVAIMIVTYTQIYRIAQKQIRRISALERAAENAKIRHDSMGSSSNVDSESSFKLSFKRETKVLKTLSVIMGVFVCCWLPFFILNCMVPFCKRTATGLPCISPTTFDVFVWFGWANSSLNPIIYAFNADFRRAFAILLGCQRLCPGTNSMETPSLNKQ; this is encoded by the coding sequence ATGCACAGCATTATGGCAGTGATGGATTTGAACTTGACGACAGTAATTGACAGCGGTTTCATGGAACGTGACCGGTCCTCGCGGGTTCTGACCGGTTGCTTTCTTTCCGTTCTAATCCTCTCCACCCTGTTCGGGAACACGCTGGTTTGTGCAGCTGTCACAAAATTCCGCCACCTGCGCTCTAAAGTCACAAACTTTTTTGTCATCTCGCTGGCGGTGTCAGACCTGCTGGTGGCCATCCTGGTCATGCCCTGGAAGGCTGTGACAGAGGTTGCCGGCTTCTGGCCGTTCGGTGCTTTCTGTGACATTTGGGTGGCTTTCGATATCATGTGCTCCACAGCTTCCATCCTGAACCTCTGCGTCATCAGCGTGGACCGATACTGGGCCATTTCCAGCCCGTTCCGCTACGAGAGGAAGATGACTCCCAGGGTGGCCTTTGTGATGATCAGCATGGCTTGGACGCTGTCTGTGCTCATCTCCTTCATCCCAGTGCAGCTCAAATGGCACAAGGCTCAGCCAGCGAGCTTCTCCGAGGTCAACGCGTCTCACAGGGCTCCGCTGACGGACAACTGCGACTCCAGCCTCAACCGGACGTACGCCATTTCCTCCTCGCTCATCAGCTTCTACATTCCCGTCGCCATCATGATTGTAACCTACACTCAGATTTACAGAATCGCCCAGAAGCAGATCCGAAGGATCTCGGCTTTGGAAAGGGCTGCGGAAAATGCCAAGATCCGCCACGACAGCATGGGCAGCAGCTCCAACGTGGACTCCGAAAGCTCCTTCAAACTGTCGTTCAAAAGGGAGACGAAAGTCTTAAAAACATTGTCCGTCATAATGGGGGTTTTTGTGTGCTGCTGGTTGCCATTCTTCATCCTGAACTGCATGGTGCCATTTTGCAAGCGCACTGCGACTGGCCTCCCCTGCATCAGTCCAACGACATTTGATGTTTTCGTCTGGTTCGGATGGGCCAATTCTTCTCTCAACCCCATCATATACGCCTTCAATGCCGACTTTCGTCGGGCTTTTGCCATCCTTTTGGGGTGCCAGAGACTCTGTCCAGGAACCAACAGCATGGAGACGCCGAGCCTGAACAAGCAATGA